Within Caldanaerovirga acetigignens, the genomic segment CGCCTTCCCGAGCGTTTTCGGGAAGGAATCGTTTTTTTATATTCATCGTCATTCCATCAAAAGTTTCGATAACCGCAAAGTCCCCTTCGAACCGGTCAAGTATGCCTTTTTTCGGCATTATTTATCCTCCCCTTACTTTTGCCTCTAATTGCAATATTATTTCCACTTTAAGAATTCTTCTTTCGATAAACAGTTAATTACGTCAGTTATTGCCATGTATAGCCTATTTTATGGTGATAACCTTTAAACTCGTTCCGTTGCTTTCCATTACAATATGTCCGTTTTCGGCAGTCGAGTAAATTTTAATTCCATGTTCTTTTAGTTTTTGTAGTGTTTCTCTGTGGGGGTGGCCGTAATCGTTATTTTTTCCGTAACTTATTACAGCGAACTTAGGAGACACCGCCTTTAAGAATTCTACGGATGTGCTTGAACTGCTGCCGTGGTGTCCTACTTTTAGGACGTCTGCCTTTAGGTCGTAGCCTGCTTTCAGCATTTCTTCCTCAG encodes:
- a CDS encoding DUF3006 domain-containing protein, whose amino-acid sequence is MPKKGILDRFEGDFAVIETFDGMTMNIKKRFLPENAREGDVIDLDDLSIDEPLTRQRKEKIRKLAERLFED